In Crinalium epipsammum PCC 9333, the genomic window GTTGTCCAGCAAATTCTTGCTGGCTATCAAGGTCAAGTGCAGGCAGGTGAAATAAAACTACGCCGTGGTACAAACCAAAAATTTATTCCACTAACTGCTGAACCAGAAGAAAGTCGCCAAGGATCTGTTAGACAGATTATTCGACCTAATACAGAGATTCTTCAACCTAATACAGAGATTCTTCGACCTAATTTTAAATCTACTGAAAAACTAGCTAAACCGGAGGAAATTTTAGGTCTTTCTACGTTTTCTCCATTTGACACCAACTCCAAGCCAGTCGGCTCTGACAGTTACCTTCTAGCTCAGGGATGTGGCTGGCAGTGGTGGCGAAAATTCTACTGGTGGGGAGTTAGACTTAGCTTTAATAGAACCGCAGTTAACTGGATCGCCGGGGCAGCAGGAGGAGCTGCAAGCGTACTAGCTGCAATGGGAATTACTGGAATAGCAGCAGTAATAGTTGGAGCAATAGGTGCAGGTCTGAAAGCACTTTCTAATAACAATGGAATCCGAATTTACATAACTTGGGCGGGAGTTTCGTGGGCACTACCCAAACCAACATCTTCCGGTGGTTGCTAAGGGTTAGTGCGATCGCCGATCTTGTAGTAGCACAGCAAGCTTAACTTGCTGGGTAGAAAAAATCTGAAAGAGTTCAGAATTGTGTCTTTTTAGCCTTTAGCGACCCAATCTTTTAAGCTGGACGTGCTAAGTAAAACAACTTTAAAAAATATCAAAAAGAACCCCAGCCCCTCCCTTTAATAAGGGGAGGGGAGTTTGTTTTATGTTTAATTATGTTGAAGTAATTATTTTAACCCTGCAATTAACCGCAATATCTTACTATTTAATACCACAACCATAATGTCCTACCAAAATTTGTTAGTTTTCCGCTAAAATGTCCAACTTCTGAATGTAGAAAGTAGATGCTAATACGATAGTGGGAGATGTAGTATTTTATTTAGGTTTGATTATTAGCTGGAAAGTAGGGACACTGCATAAACATTAAATTACAGTGTCCCTTACTTATTACAGTGTTACTCTGCTTCTTCCTCCTCACCATTAGAAGGAGGAACTAAAGCCACAGCCGCGATCGCATCATCCTCATCTAAACGCTGCACCCTTACCCCAGTTGCTTCCCGCGACTGGGACGGAATAGCACTCACACTCTGACGAATGATAATTCCTCGGCTAGTAATCATCATTAACTCATCTTCTGCATTCACTACCCGCAGTGAAATTAGTTGGTCTTTACCTTTGCGAGTCTTAAACTTGGTAGCAATTAAACCTTTACCAGCGCGATTTTGCAAGCGGAATTGAGACACAGGTACTCGCTTACCATAGCCCCCCATAGTAACCACTAACACCCAAAGACCAGTACTTTTAACTGCTGAATCTTCTTGTACTTCTAAGCCTTCTTGAAGTTCTAAGTCCTCAGTTTCATCTGCAATTTCTACTACAGATAAATCTTCAGTTTCATCTGCAATTTCTATTACAGATAAATCTTCAGTTTCTTCTGTTTCAGAAGCTACTTCTTCAAACTCAGGACTCGCCAAAACAGCACTAGGAATAATATCCATGCTGATCAGTTCGTCGCCTTTACGCAAATTCATCGCCCTAACTCCTCGTGTAGCACGACCGAGAGGACGCAATTGCTCATGGCTAGTTCTAAAATGAATTGCCATCCCTTGGCGTGAAGCAATGATAATGCTTTCTTCTGCTCTAGCGCGTCTTACCCATCGAAGTTGATCACCTTCTTCTAGGGAAATAGCTATTAACCCATTTGCCCGAATATTACCAAAAGCAGATAGTGCTGTCTTCTTAATGAAACCGCCTTGAGTCAGCATTACCAGATATTCTTCGCTGGTAAATTCTGATACTGGCACTATTGAGGTAATTTTCTCATTTCGGGGAATTGGTAACAGTTGTACAATCGGTACACCACGACTGGTACGAGAAGCACCTGGAATTTGGTAAGCTCTCAGGCAGTAAACCACACCGCGATCGCTAAAGAATAAAATACTATCGTGATCGCAACAGGTGAGGAAATGCTCTACCCCATCATCTTCTTTCATCTTAGCTCCAGCTTTCCCTCTGGTAGCACGACTTTGTGCTTCAAAGGTATTAACTGGCATCCGTTTGATATAGCCTTGTTCTGTTAGTAGAATTAAAGCTTTTTCATTGGCAATTAAGTCGGTATCATCAAGCCCACCAAGCCCGTGTTCAATTACCGTCCGGCGTGGGGTGGCGTGAGTTGCTCTAATGTCCTTAACTTCTGTTTCAATAATCTCCAGGATGCGGCTTCTTCTAGCTAAGATGTCCTTTAAGTCTGCAATTTGCGCTTGTAATTCGTCGTGTTCCATCCGAATCTTTTCAGCTTCCAATGCTGTCAAGCGTCGCAGTTGCATCTGCAAAATTGCATCTGCTTGTTGTTCCGAAAGCGCATAAGTTTCCATCATTTCTTGACGCGCTGTGGCTGTATCTGCCGCCCTGCGGATCAACTCAATTAATACATCCAGGTTTAACAGCGCAATTAATAGCCCTTGCAGCAAATGATCGCGGTCTTCGGCTTTACGCAGTTCATATTGCGTCCGTCGAGTAATTGCTTCAATGCGGAAATCTAAGAAAACTTCGAGGAACTTTTTAAGGGTAAGAAGCTGGGGTTCGCCGTTGACGATCGCCAACATATTACACCCAAAGTTAGCTTGTAAGGGTGTTTGTTTGTAAAGGTTATTTAAAACTACACGGGGATAACAATCGCGTTTAAGTTCTATCACGATTCTCATCCCATCGCGATCGCTTTCATCCCGAATATCGGCAATTCCTTCCAACCGCTTCTCGTTCACCATTTCGGCGATCTTCTCGATCAAAGCGGCTTTATTGGTTTGGTATGGTAACTCTGTAATAATAATTGCTTCGCGGTCGGGACGACCACGATTTTCTACTGTTTCAATTGTCGCGACACCCCGCATCGTGATTGAACCACGACCTGTAGTGTATGCTTCCTTAATTGCAGCAGTTCCCAAAATTTGCGCCCCAGTGGGGAAATCTGGACCAGGGACATACTGCATTAGTTCTACATCAGTAATCTCTGGATTGTGGATCAGCGTTACTAAGGCATCGATCAATTCTCCCAAATTATGCGGGGGAATATTAGTCGCCATCCCCACTGCAATACCTGATGAGCCATTGAGTAATAACTGAGGAATCCTTGCAGGTAATACTAGCGGTTCTTGTTGCGAACCATCAAAGTTATCGCCGAAATCAACGGTTTCTGCCTCAATATCCCGCAGCATCGCATCGGCTGTCAATGCTTGCAAGCGACATTCTGTGTATCGCATTGCTGCTGCTGGATCGTTATCTACTGAGCCAAAATTACCATGTCCATTGATTAAAGGCGATCGCATGGAGAAATCCTGCGCCATCCGTACTAAGGCATCGTATACGGCGGTATCCCCGTGCGGGTGGTATTTACCCAGTACTTCCCCCACCACACGAGCGCACTTCCTAAACGGACGATCTGGACTCAGCCCCAATTCGTGCATCGCATACAGGATACGACGATGGACAGGTTTTAGACCATCCCTAGCATCTGGCAGCGCCCGACCTACAATCACGCTCATTGCGTATTCCAGATAAGAGCGAGACATTTCGTTACGCAGATCTGTGGGGACAATCCGCTCTTGGGAAGTGGTCATATACTAAAAAAACTCCGTTTAAAATATCATTCAGCAGCTATAGGCTGAAAAATTTAGAAAAAGGCTTTTTAGCCTTATTATGGTTGCTAAATATAGCCACTTACGTTTACAATTTTAACATTATTTGTTTGTTCCGTCTTCTAGTAAGTAAGTAAAAATACTAAAGTAGACAAAATAGTGGTTGTAAGCATCACAACAGGCGATCGCACTAATCACCTACATCTGTGCTAAAGTTATCACTGAGAATAAATTCGGCTGTGCAGTATGTTATTAAGTTTGACTGGTGTTTCTCCGAATAGACATCTCTACACCTTTGCTATTCAGGAGATTTCACCATGTCTGTATATGTAGGCAATTTGTCCTTTGATGTTACCCAAGATGATTTATCCCAGGCATTTGCCGAATATGGCACTGTAAAAAGTGTACAGCTACCTACTGACCGCGAAACTGGTCGGATGCGCGGCTTTGGTTTTGTGGAAATGTCAAGTGATGCTGAAGAAACGGCTGCTATTGATGCCCTTGATGGTGCAGAGTGGATGGGTCGTGATTTGAAAGTTAATAAAGCTAAACCTCGCGAAGACAGAAGACCTTCTGGTGGTGGTGGTGGTGGTTGGGACAATAATAGAAGATCTTCAA contains:
- the gyrA gene encoding DNA gyrase subunit A translates to MTTSQERIVPTDLRNEMSRSYLEYAMSVIVGRALPDARDGLKPVHRRILYAMHELGLSPDRPFRKCARVVGEVLGKYHPHGDTAVYDALVRMAQDFSMRSPLINGHGNFGSVDNDPAAAMRYTECRLQALTADAMLRDIEAETVDFGDNFDGSQQEPLVLPARIPQLLLNGSSGIAVGMATNIPPHNLGELIDALVTLIHNPEITDVELMQYVPGPDFPTGAQILGTAAIKEAYTTGRGSITMRGVATIETVENRGRPDREAIIITELPYQTNKAALIEKIAEMVNEKRLEGIADIRDESDRDGMRIVIELKRDCYPRVVLNNLYKQTPLQANFGCNMLAIVNGEPQLLTLKKFLEVFLDFRIEAITRRTQYELRKAEDRDHLLQGLLIALLNLDVLIELIRRAADTATARQEMMETYALSEQQADAILQMQLRRLTALEAEKIRMEHDELQAQIADLKDILARRSRILEIIETEVKDIRATHATPRRTVIEHGLGGLDDTDLIANEKALILLTEQGYIKRMPVNTFEAQSRATRGKAGAKMKEDDGVEHFLTCCDHDSILFFSDRGVVYCLRAYQIPGASRTSRGVPIVQLLPIPRNEKITSIVPVSEFTSEEYLVMLTQGGFIKKTALSAFGNIRANGLIAISLEEGDQLRWVRRARAEESIIIASRQGMAIHFRTSHEQLRPLGRATRGVRAMNLRKGDELISMDIIPSAVLASPEFEEVASETEETEDLSVIEIADETEDLSVVEIADETEDLELQEGLEVQEDSAVKSTGLWVLVVTMGGYGKRVPVSQFRLQNRAGKGLIATKFKTRKGKDQLISLRVVNAEDELMMITSRGIIIRQSVSAIPSQSREATGVRVQRLDEDDAIAAVALVPPSNGEEEEAE
- a CDS encoding RNA recognition motif domain-containing protein — protein: MSVYVGNLSFDVTQDDLSQAFAEYGTVKSVQLPTDRETGRMRGFGFVEMSSDAEETAAIDALDGAEWMGRDLKVNKAKPREDRRPSGGGGGGWDNNRRSSSRY